From uncultured Methanobrevibacter sp., a single genomic window includes:
- the tmk gene encoding dTMP kinase, with amino-acid sequence MYIVLEGIDGAGKSTQIKMLKEWLESNGLRVETIVEPTDLEVGKLIRKLLTRSDATSDTMQKTLGLLFAADRLILMDKIEQLEKDNVVVISDRSFYSSLSYQDPQDWIKEINKFAKIPDLVLLLDLDVKKSVERCDGTDEFENEEFLTGVKQNYLDLAKSNDNFKIIDANNGPNKVSSDIKKAVAPLFDICKDCIL; translated from the coding sequence ATGTATATTGTATTGGAAGGAATAGATGGCGCTGGAAAATCAACTCAAATTAAAATGTTAAAGGAATGGCTGGAAAGCAATGGATTAAGAGTTGAGACAATTGTTGAACCGACTGATTTGGAAGTTGGAAAGCTTATTCGTAAGCTTTTAACTCGTTCTGATGCAACAAGTGACACAATGCAAAAGACATTAGGTCTATTGTTTGCAGCAGACAGATTAATCTTAATGGATAAGATAGAACAATTGGAAAAAGATAATGTTGTAGTAATAAGTGATAGGTCTTTCTATTCCAGCTTATCATATCAAGATCCACAGGATTGGATTAAAGAGATAAATAAATTTGCCAAAATTCCTGATTTGGTTTTGCTCTTGGATTTGGATGTAAAGAAATCCGTTGAAAGATGTGATGGAACTGATGAGTTTGAAAACGAAGAGTTCCTCACTGGAGTAAAACAGAACTATTTGGATTTAGCTAAGTCCAATGACAATTTTAAAATAATTGATGCAAATAATGGTCCGAATAAGGTCTCTTCTGATATTAAAAAAGCAGTTGCTCCATTATT
- a CDS encoding U32 family peptidase gives MKLPELLAPVGSAEHLKLAILSGANSIYLSGENFGARKFAENFTVPEIREAVKYAHLHNVKVYVTVNILIKEGELEKVANYLLELYKIGVDAVLIQDVGLVKIINENIPKLAIHASTQMNLHNIEGIKWASEHNIKRVVLPRETEMNELKEILDYAHTLGVEIEIFSHGALCYSYSGHCLLSSMQGGRSGNRGTCAQPCREKYELNINKGKKINPKNEGDYLLSPRDLSLFEHLDEIVNLEVDSIKIEGRMRSNDYVATVIKNYRKRLNKLRYDKTSQALNRNIKELERKSKGKKGRSTDLKKAQEKENIAKLKEEQKLQNLESLEELELVFNREFTTGHLIPKNNPMIMNRKKPGHQGLYIGKIHRYNPQTEEIHILLRNNLIHIPEKGDGILIETNPNLENDNNQNTTGNNSKDNKRLKTKQDKRAKRKEKRTRKEINQKNQDGQGNQNNGFIQTYGFDISSKPVLKDSKDKHWRKREKDKDIEGKLLVIKRVRENRKLNFPLPKGSKVYLTKKNSLLNEVKDLNHKKENHYIKKSLLELYFRIDSDNYPHLKGNLKLDNGKVITLKIKGENPWEEAIKKPISNETIKKQLLKIGELPYYIEKITINNNKSLFSPISEINELRRRFFNELEEEIINSYKPKEDDVKIAEENINGLTEDLRKRIDLKSKVQDKTDNDHNLSAYANSLEILKGLNKEKESVFDRIYLEIPPNKDFEEISHEIIENKYLQEHELNISYCVNFLKEAIEISKDQNYKLIWKLPDIAHKQSKESIIKIMGILKKMNLHIDIMTSLIGLDDSLKDKFDVELYGNYPINAYNIETVLELKNYNALSISPEIYKKNIKDLMEDYYKELSKGSTDIPQLELLVHGNIESMITRKELVSRKQLKLISKYNQKQRKLNKNFKENDYYIDSNEYYLKNRRDQYYPIKTNLNEDHIIILNCEELCLIDEISYLKSIGISNFSIDARWKSLDYINDIGKVYKGIIDGENNLEESKKIIDEHCPILTKANFEKGLK, from the coding sequence ATGAAATTACCTGAATTATTGGCACCTGTAGGATCTGCAGAGCATTTGAAGCTTGCAATATTATCTGGTGCAAATTCCATTTATCTCTCTGGAGAGAACTTTGGAGCAAGGAAATTTGCAGAAAACTTCACAGTACCAGAAATAAGAGAAGCCGTCAAGTATGCTCACTTGCATAACGTGAAAGTTTATGTTACAGTCAATATCCTAATCAAGGAAGGGGAATTGGAAAAAGTAGCCAATTACCTTTTGGAATTATACAAAATAGGTGTCGATGCAGTTCTTATTCAAGATGTCGGTCTTGTAAAAATCATTAATGAAAACATTCCTAAACTAGCGATTCATGCTTCAACCCAAATGAATCTTCACAACATTGAAGGAATCAAATGGGCATCAGAACATAATATAAAAAGAGTTGTTCTTCCAAGAGAAACTGAAATGAACGAACTTAAAGAGATTCTTGACTATGCTCACACACTTGGAGTTGAAATAGAGATATTTTCACACGGTGCTCTTTGTTACAGCTATTCAGGGCATTGCTTACTATCTTCCATGCAAGGAGGAAGAAGCGGAAACAGAGGAACTTGCGCTCAACCATGCAGAGAAAAATATGAACTGAACATCAATAAAGGCAAAAAGATCAATCCGAAAAATGAAGGGGATTACCTTTTATCACCAAGAGACCTGTCATTGTTTGAGCATCTTGACGAAATAGTCAATCTTGAAGTTGACAGCATAAAGATAGAAGGCAGAATGAGAAGCAATGATTATGTTGCAACTGTCATCAAAAACTATAGGAAAAGACTCAATAAATTAAGATATGACAAAACAAGCCAAGCATTGAACAGAAACATCAAGGAATTGGAAAGAAAAAGCAAGGGCAAAAAAGGAAGAAGCACCGATTTGAAAAAGGCACAGGAAAAGGAAAATATAGCCAAACTTAAAGAAGAGCAGAAACTCCAAAACCTTGAATCCCTTGAAGAGCTTGAATTAGTGTTCAATAGAGAGTTTACAACTGGACATCTCATTCCTAAAAACAATCCAATGATCATGAACAGGAAAAAGCCAGGGCATCAGGGATTATACATTGGAAAGATTCACAGATACAATCCTCAGACTGAAGAGATTCATATTTTGCTAAGGAACAATCTCATCCACATACCTGAAAAGGGAGATGGAATACTAATAGAAACAAACCCTAATTTAGAAAATGATAATAATCAAAATACTACAGGAAATAACTCTAAAGACAATAAAAGATTAAAGACAAAACAGGATAAAAGAGCTAAAAGGAAAGAAAAAAGAACCAGAAAGGAAATTAATCAGAAAAATCAAGATGGCCAAGGCAATCAAAATAATGGATTCATTCAAACATATGGATTTGACATTTCTTCAAAACCTGTCTTAAAGGACTCAAAAGACAAGCATTGGAGAAAAAGGGAAAAGGACAAGGACATTGAAGGAAAACTTCTTGTCATTAAAAGGGTTAGAGAAAACAGAAAGCTTAATTTCCCACTTCCAAAAGGTTCAAAGGTTTATCTAACCAAGAAAAACTCATTATTGAATGAAGTTAAAGACCTCAATCATAAGAAGGAGAACCATTACATAAAGAAATCATTGCTTGAACTTTACTTTAGAATAGATAGCGACAATTATCCTCACTTAAAGGGCAATTTGAAATTGGATAATGGAAAAGTGATCACATTAAAGATCAAAGGTGAAAATCCTTGGGAGGAAGCAATCAAAAAGCCAATATCCAATGAAACAATCAAGAAGCAATTGCTAAAGATTGGAGAATTACCTTATTATATTGAAAAGATTACAATAAATAACAATAAAAGCTTATTCAGTCCAATAAGCGAAATCAATGAGCTTAGAAGAAGATTCTTCAATGAGCTCGAAGAGGAAATCATAAACAGCTACAAGCCAAAAGAGGATGATGTGAAAATAGCTGAAGAAAACATCAATGGATTAACAGAGGACTTAAGAAAAAGAATTGATTTGAAATCAAAGGTTCAAGACAAAACCGATAATGACCATAATCTATCAGCATATGCCAATAGCTTGGAAATCCTGAAAGGACTAAACAAAGAGAAAGAATCTGTTTTTGATAGAATCTATTTGGAAATTCCTCCAAACAAGGACTTTGAAGAAATAAGCCATGAGATTATTGAAAACAAGTATCTTCAAGAACATGAGTTGAACATAAGCTATTGTGTCAATTTCCTGAAAGAAGCCATTGAAATTTCTAAAGATCAGAATTATAAATTAATTTGGAAACTTCCAGACATTGCACACAAGCAATCTAAGGAATCCATAATCAAGATAATGGGAATCCTTAAAAAGATGAATCTGCACATTGACATAATGACCAGTTTAATTGGTTTGGACGATTCATTAAAAGACAAGTTTGATGTGGAACTTTATGGAAATTATCCAATAAATGCATATAATATAGAAACCGTATTGGAGTTGAAAAATTATAATGCATTATCCATATCTCCTGAGATATATAAGAAGAACATTAAGGATTTAATGGAAGATTACTATAAGGAACTGTCAAAAGGCAGTACTGACATTCCACAATTGGAGTTATTGGTTCATGGAAATATAGAATCAATGATTACAAGAAAGGAACTGGTTTCCAGAAAGCAATTGAAACTTATAAGTAAATATAATCAAAAGCAAAGAAAACTGAATAAGAATTTCAAGGAAAACGATTATTACATTGATTCAAATGAATACTATCTCAAAAACAGGAGAGACCAATATTATCCAATAAAAACCAATTTGAATGAGGACCATATAATCATATTGAACTGCGAAGAGCTTTGCTTGATAGATGAAATCAGTTATTTGAAATCAATAGGAATTTCCAACTTTTCAATAGATGCAAGATGGAAATCCTTAGACTATATCAATGATATTGGAAAAGTCTATAAGGGTATTATTGATGGTGAAAATAATTTAGAAGAGTCTAAAAAGATCATTGATGAACATTGCCCTATTTTGACAAAAGCAAATTTTGAAAAAGGATTGAAATGA
- a CDS encoding U32 family peptidase, with amino-acid sequence MTLPELLAPAGDYDILVTAINAGADAVYISGERFGARAFAKNFTLEEIEKSVEYAHLNGAKIHVTVNTLINNFEVIDVVKYLFYLYKIGVDAVIVQDLGIIELIKNLIPGLEVHASTQMTLSDYDCILWAVENNISRIVFPREISVDKIAEISRKLQESKINMELEVFGHGALCYCFSGNCYISSYNSGRSGNRGACAQPCRKQYKLKYKNYNVGNGYLLSTHDLAVYKGLDKIEDAGVFSLKLEGRMKSADYVGTITNAYRHLIDGDEGDYDKDLSLVFNRQFTDGYILNQKPGQVLGRESSGHEGVYIGKIIEKKGDIITIAKENEEFKINLDIGDGIGFKYKDKIKGIYIDNIKEQTDEYIKLETTRNVREGDKVLLSYSKSTHDNLKKFKSETIKQNIPLDLDIKWTEDLRLNIGAKFKIVEKGINNENKEEEFTFRYISETKFEPAQKRPVNIEDIEKQMLKTGSTSFFINNLTITGMPENSFVPIGKLNKIRRQILDKATELLLVYYKPDKKEIRKTNKLISQFVKEYKTYGDIPVRNERLNLSIFADNLELLKMTSKLPIHKYFFDPSFSYRSQEEYFENIKELLKEAYSIVYKGKENMDDKLVLVLSSFISDEEIERISAIIEELEDEGMRIPIMYDTPGIAKSFRNKVYGNHNLNVWNSYNVKNLSDADFKSIILSSELSHAEIKELVSKYQFIKGDEDVDLNIIIQGNLEVMSSKDDFSNLNDGKDFIIKDSSDYAILEDQKRKKFKYKVVFDYNRHSHFINKDCLCLIDEVELIKDTGVNSCIIDCRFSSPQYSSTIVSLYSQALKEDNTYDLNLLKEQIKNITLSRLNKGNFINGRIHEKSC; translated from the coding sequence ATGACATTACCTGAATTATTAGCGCCTGCAGGAGACTATGACATCTTGGTCACTGCAATCAATGCAGGTGCTGATGCAGTATACATATCTGGAGAAAGGTTTGGAGCAAGAGCATTTGCCAAAAACTTCACTCTGGAAGAGATAGAAAAAAGTGTGGAATACGCTCACTTGAACGGCGCAAAAATACATGTAACCGTAAACACCTTGATAAACAACTTTGAAGTCATAGACGTTGTGAAATACCTGTTCTACCTATACAAAATAGGCGTTGATGCGGTTATTGTACAGGACTTGGGAATCATAGAACTCATTAAAAACCTTATTCCAGGTCTTGAAGTTCATGCTTCCACACAAATGACATTAAGTGATTATGATTGTATCTTATGGGCTGTTGAAAACAATATCTCAAGGATAGTTTTCCCACGTGAAATAAGCGTTGACAAAATAGCTGAAATATCAAGAAAATTACAGGAATCCAAGATAAATATGGAGCTTGAAGTCTTTGGGCATGGGGCTCTCTGCTACTGCTTCAGTGGAAACTGCTACATCTCATCATACAACAGCGGACGTAGTGGAAACAGGGGAGCATGTGCACAGCCTTGCCGTAAGCAATACAAGTTGAAATATAAGAATTACAATGTCGGAAACGGATATTTATTGTCAACTCACGATCTTGCAGTTTACAAAGGATTAGACAAAATAGAAGATGCAGGAGTCTTTTCACTTAAGCTTGAAGGAAGAATGAAATCTGCAGATTACGTTGGAACAATCACAAATGCATACAGACATTTGATTGATGGTGATGAGGGAGACTATGACAAGGACTTAAGTCTCGTTTTCAATAGACAATTCACTGACGGTTATATCCTTAATCAAAAGCCAGGACAGGTTTTAGGAAGAGAAAGTTCAGGTCATGAAGGAGTTTATATTGGTAAAATCATTGAAAAGAAAGGGGATATAATCACAATAGCTAAAGAAAATGAGGAATTCAAGATAAACCTTGACATTGGAGATGGAATTGGATTCAAATACAAGGATAAGATCAAAGGAATCTACATCGACAATATCAAGGAACAAACTGATGAATACATAAAGCTTGAAACAACAAGGAACGTTCGTGAAGGTGACAAGGTTCTCTTAAGCTATTCCAAATCCACACATGACAACCTTAAGAAATTCAAAAGCGAAACCATAAAGCAAAACATTCCATTAGACTTGGACATCAAATGGACTGAAGATTTAAGACTTAACATTGGTGCTAAATTCAAGATCGTCGAAAAGGGAATCAACAATGAAAACAAGGAAGAGGAATTCACTTTCAGATACATATCAGAAACCAAATTCGAGCCTGCACAAAAAAGACCTGTGAACATTGAAGACATTGAAAAGCAAATGCTTAAAACCGGTTCAACATCATTCTTCATTAACAACTTAACTATAACTGGCATGCCTGAAAACAGCTTTGTGCCAATTGGAAAGCTGAATAAAATTAGGAGACAAATCCTGGATAAGGCTACTGAATTATTATTGGTTTATTATAAACCGGATAAAAAGGAAATCAGGAAAACTAATAAGCTTATTAGTCAATTTGTTAAAGAGTATAAAACTTATGGTGATATTCCAGTTAGAAATGAAAGATTGAATCTTTCAATATTTGCAGACAATTTGGAACTTTTAAAGATGACTTCCAAATTGCCAATCCACAAGTATTTCTTTGACCCGTCCTTTTCATACAGAAGTCAAGAGGAATACTTTGAAAACATCAAGGAATTACTCAAAGAAGCATATTCCATCGTTTATAAAGGTAAGGAAAATATGGATGATAAATTGGTATTGGTCTTATCATCATTCATAAGCGATGAGGAAATAGAAAGAATCAGCGCAATCATAGAAGAATTGGAAGACGAAGGAATGAGAATTCCAATTATGTATGACACTCCAGGAATAGCTAAAAGCTTTAGAAATAAGGTTTATGGAAACCATAACCTAAATGTCTGGAATAGTTATAATGTAAAAAACTTATCTGATGCAGACTTTAAAAGCATAATATTATCTTCTGAATTGTCACATGCAGAAATCAAGGAATTGGTTTCCAAATACCAATTCATCAAAGGAGATGAAGATGTAGACTTAAACATCATCATCCAAGGAAACCTTGAAGTCATGAGCAGCAAGGATGACTTTTCAAATCTTAATGATGGAAAAGACTTCATAATCAAGGACTCTTCAGATTATGCAATACTTGAAGACCAAAAGCGTAAGAAGTTCAAATACAAGGTTGTTTTCGATTACAATAGACACAGCCATTTCATCAACAAGGACTGCTTATGCCTAATAGATGAAGTGGAACTAATCAAGGACACTGGAGTGAACTCCTGCATAATCGATTGCAGATTCTCATCCCCTCAATACAGCTCCACAATTGTCTCACTTTACTCACAAGCATTAAAAGAGGACAACACTTACGATTTAAACTTACTGAAAGAACAAATTAAAAACATTACATTATCAAGATTAAATAAAGGAAACTTCATTAATGGAAGGATACATGAAAAATCATGTTAA
- a CDS encoding endonuclease MutS2, whose protein sequence is MEGAQLQNIKGIGDKLSQKIIDELGGEDELNQVIENLDLERLINIDGISQRKAIEIMNQLIGNPAQKFLKSDRAIQLYEEIIEKIVSYSNTSYAKNRILLLAPVKDEEIIEERLNFVMNAKEKVSELPLYELDKLMKHLSAPKQSKPNYDASKAILVESHEDADYLMDLGLNRYYTILTASDSPFFQEELRGYELIYYIYTEGFLDLGDIPNLIMINKDAPIYQLVPEVILDYFKENRDLFERVSKIKAILGEETVLNDIGPILDELESYKTKEVDLDEIVNNEKRYIDRELKERIQNIDLEGDEVLDLLNNALPPKLEEIFNEILSKSKETIKLESGIDFDPFIRKYPIEIDDMEMERVKTEILSNSENNYFDKKSTAAEQLASIKEDAEREVSDIIKFDYEYALGSFAYLYDLNKPEFADEYDLHQALHLNLCLRERTIKEGIQRVDYKLNEEENIALLTGANSGGKTTLLETISQIAILGQMGLPVPAKSAKIKLLDEIYHFSKKRSLDAGAFESFLNVFMPIVTSDSEKLVLLDELEGITELEAAVKIISSFIEMIEESNSFAIIVTHMANELMKYTDIRIDGIEATGLDENYNLIVDRTPKMNYLAKSTPELIIKRMYNNSPPELKKVYGKILEKF, encoded by the coding sequence ATGGAAGGAGCACAATTACAAAACATTAAGGGAATTGGAGATAAATTATCCCAAAAGATCATCGATGAGTTAGGAGGGGAAGATGAATTAAATCAAGTTATTGAAAACCTTGATTTGGAAAGATTGATCAATATTGATGGAATCAGCCAAAGGAAAGCCATTGAAATAATGAATCAATTAATCGGAAATCCTGCTCAAAAATTCTTGAAAAGCGACAGGGCAATCCAACTTTACGAGGAAATCATTGAAAAGATTGTAAGCTATTCCAATACAAGCTATGCTAAAAACAGAATTTTGCTCCTTGCTCCTGTAAAAGATGAGGAAATCATCGAAGAACGATTGAATTTTGTAATGAATGCTAAAGAAAAAGTAAGCGAATTGCCTCTATATGAACTGGATAAGCTAATGAAACACTTGAGTGCACCAAAGCAATCCAAACCTAATTATGATGCAAGCAAAGCAATTCTCGTAGAAAGCCATGAAGATGCAGATTATTTAATGGATCTTGGATTGAACAGATACTACACAATATTGACTGCATCAGATTCACCATTCTTCCAGGAAGAATTGAGAGGATATGAATTGATTTATTACATTTACACTGAAGGATTCCTTGACTTGGGAGACATACCGAATCTAATCATGATAAACAAGGATGCTCCTATCTATCAACTTGTTCCTGAAGTTATTTTAGACTACTTCAAGGAAAACAGGGATTTATTTGAAAGAGTCTCAAAAATAAAAGCAATATTAGGTGAAGAAACTGTTCTTAATGACATTGGCCCAATACTTGATGAACTTGAATCCTATAAAACCAAAGAAGTGGATTTGGATGAAATTGTTAATAATGAGAAGAGATATATAGACCGTGAGTTGAAAGAAAGGATTCAAAACATTGACCTTGAAGGAGATGAAGTTCTCGATTTATTAAACAATGCTTTACCACCAAAACTAGAAGAAATATTTAACGAAATTTTAAGTAAATCAAAAGAAACTATCAAGTTAGAAAGTGGTATTGATTTTGACCCATTCATCAGGAAGTATCCGATTGAAATCGATGACATGGAAATGGAAAGGGTGAAGACTGAAATCCTATCAAATTCTGAAAACAATTATTTTGATAAGAAGAGCACTGCTGCAGAGCAATTGGCATCAATTAAGGAAGATGCTGAAAGGGAAGTCAGTGATATAATCAAGTTTGACTATGAATACGCTTTAGGCAGTTTTGCTTATCTTTATGACTTGAACAAGCCAGAATTTGCTGATGAATATGACCTTCATCAAGCATTGCACTTGAACTTATGCCTAAGGGAAAGGACAATCAAAGAAGGAATTCAAAGAGTGGATTATAAGTTGAATGAAGAGGAAAACATTGCACTCCTAACTGGAGCAAATAGTGGAGGTAAGACAACCCTTCTTGAGACCATCAGCCAAATAGCTATTCTTGGACAGATGGGACTTCCTGTTCCAGCTAAATCCGCCAAGATAAAACTATTGGATGAAATCTATCACTTTTCCAAAAAGAGATCATTGGATGCAGGTGCTTTTGAATCATTCCTCAATGTATTCATGCCAATCGTTACAAGTGATAGCGAGAAACTGGTTCTCCTTGACGAACTTGAAGGAATCACAGAATTGGAAGCAGCTGTAAAGATCATATCCAGTTTCATAGAAATGATTGAGGAAAGCAATTCCTTTGCAATAATCGTAACCCACATGGCAAATGAGCTAATGAAATACACAGACATCCGTATAGATGGAATCGAAGCTACAGGGCTCGATGAAAACTATAATCTTATTGTTGATAGGACACCTAAGATGAATTATTTGGCAAAAAGTACACCAGAATTAATTATAAAAAGAATGTATAACAATTCACCACCAGAACTCAAAAAGGTATATGGTAAGATATTGGAAAAGTTTTAG